One window of Streptococcus troglodytae genomic DNA carries:
- a CDS encoding TIGR01457 family HAD-type hydrolase — MTYKGYLIDLDGTIYKGKDRIPAGEDFVKRLQERQLPYILVTNNTTRTPEMVQEMLATSFNIKTPLETIYTATLATIDYMNDMKRGKTAYVIGETGLKKAVAEAGYREDSENPAYVVVGLDTNLTYEKLTLATLAIQKGAVFIGTNPDLNIPTERGLLPGAGAILFLLEKATRVKPIIIGKPEAVIMNKALDRLGVKRHEAIMVGDNYLTDITAGIKNDIATLLVTTGFTKPEEVPALPIQPDFVLSSLAEWDFDER, encoded by the coding sequence ATGACATACAAGGGTTACCTTATTGACCTTGATGGGACCATCTATAAAGGAAAAGACAGAATTCCTGCTGGAGAAGATTTTGTTAAACGATTGCAGGAAAGACAGCTTCCCTATATTTTAGTGACTAATAATACAACACGTACGCCCGAAATGGTTCAAGAAATGCTAGCAACCTCTTTTAATATCAAAACGCCACTTGAAACTATTTACACAGCGACCTTAGCGACTATTGATTACATGAACGACATGAAACGTGGGAAAACAGCATATGTCATTGGTGAAACAGGACTTAAAAAGGCTGTTGCTGAGGCGGGGTATCGTGAAGATAGTGAGAATCCGGCTTATGTAGTGGTTGGTTTAGATACGAATTTGACTTATGAAAAGCTAACACTGGCGACTTTGGCCATTCAAAAGGGAGCTGTTTTTATTGGAACAAATCCTGATCTCAATATTCCAACAGAGCGCGGCTTATTGCCGGGAGCGGGAGCTATTTTATTTCTTTTGGAAAAAGCGACACGTGTCAAGCCTATTATTATTGGTAAGCCTGAAGCTGTTATCATGAATAAAGCCTTAGATCGTCTGGGCGTCAAACGTCATGAAGCGATAATGGTTGGCGATAATTATCTGACAGATATTACTGCTGGTATTAAAAATGATATTGCAACGCTTTTGGTGACGACAGGTTTCACCAAACCAGAAGAAGTACCTGCTTTGCCAATTCAGCCTGATTTTGTTTTATCCAGTCTTGCGGAGTGGGATTTCGATGAAAGATAA
- a CDS encoding ABC transporter ATP-binding protein/permease: MLELKHITKVYETAGIKRTALDDVNVNFRSNEFVAVLGQSGSGKTTLLNIVGGLDQYTSGDLLINGKSTKDFKDKDWDSYRNNTIGFVFQSYNLISHQTALANVELALTLSGVSKAERRKRALDALKRVGLEDEINKKPNQMSGGQMQRVAIARALVNNPDILLADEPTGALDSETSLQIMDLLKEIAQERLVIMVTHNPDLAEKYANRIIKVLDGHIINDSNPYTDDEIRKAAVDFKKTKMSFTTALSLSFNNLLTKKGRTLLTAFAGSIGIIGIALILSLSNGVQKYIAKTQEDTLVAYPLSIEKSSNKNFIGLLAANSNENKKSDKKKTNKKIGTNSILKNMISTQVVDNDLASFKTYVKKHQKKFAAVTKDIQYAYKITPRIYQSETSKGVKAVNPNTLSKDLKDTSSSIQTVVSNLDIWQELSSNEKMLSSQYQVISGHLPKQYNEVVLMADENNKIDDYVLYSLGIKDAKQLNSKTIKKDKDSSYHYKDLIGRTYKLVINSDLYQKEGNAWIDRSDNDAYMKQVINAAENIKIVGIVKPQEGTTSGSSSAGVGYSHDLTDYLAKKIKTSAIAKEQLANKKLNVFTGQPFSSGNKTFSSDNLNAQQQASMASMSAEELADYVNRYNENANTTYEENLEKIGIIDNNNPETIHFYASSFKDKEALKDLISDYNKKVKKDKHKSRVIRYTDTVGLMMSSVTTMINAITYILIGFVAISLVVSSIMIGIITYISVLERTKEIGILRAMGASKRDVTRIFTAETVIEGAIAGVLGILITLLLNLSITLIVKNWLNINHISSLPIWSAIVLIAISILLTVFAGILPSRVAAKKDPVEALRTE; the protein is encoded by the coding sequence ATGTTAGAGTTAAAACACATTACTAAGGTTTATGAAACAGCTGGTATTAAGCGAACAGCCTTAGATGATGTTAATGTGAATTTTCGTAGCAATGAATTTGTTGCGGTTTTAGGTCAATCTGGTTCAGGGAAAACGACCTTGCTTAATATTGTTGGCGGTCTGGATCAATACACCAGTGGTGATTTATTAATCAACGGTAAATCGACCAAGGATTTTAAAGATAAAGACTGGGACAGCTATCGTAACAATACCATTGGTTTCGTTTTTCAGTCATATAATCTTATTTCGCATCAAACAGCGCTGGCTAATGTGGAATTAGCCTTGACCTTATCAGGTGTTTCAAAAGCCGAGCGTCGAAAACGTGCTCTAGATGCTTTGAAGCGTGTTGGTTTGGAAGATGAGATTAATAAAAAGCCCAATCAAATGTCAGGCGGTCAGATGCAGCGGGTTGCGATTGCGCGTGCCTTGGTTAATAATCCTGATATCTTACTAGCTGATGAACCAACAGGGGCTTTAGACTCGGAAACATCCTTGCAGATTATGGATTTGCTAAAGGAAATTGCTCAAGAGCGTTTAGTCATTATGGTAACTCATAATCCCGATTTAGCAGAAAAATATGCTAATCGCATTATCAAGGTTCTTGATGGTCATATTATTAATGACAGCAATCCATATACTGACGATGAGATCAGAAAAGCAGCTGTTGATTTTAAAAAGACAAAAATGTCTTTTACAACAGCTCTTTCGCTTTCCTTTAATAATTTACTGACCAAGAAAGGACGAACCTTGCTAACTGCCTTTGCAGGTTCTATTGGGATCATTGGGATTGCTTTGATCCTGTCACTGTCAAATGGCGTGCAAAAATACATTGCTAAAACGCAAGAAGACACGCTGGTTGCTTATCCTTTATCTATTGAGAAGTCTTCCAATAAAAATTTTATCGGTCTACTTGCAGCTAATAGTAATGAAAACAAGAAATCTGATAAGAAAAAGACAAATAAAAAGATTGGAACCAATAGTATCCTAAAGAATATGATTTCAACGCAGGTCGTTGATAATGATTTGGCTTCATTTAAAACCTATGTCAAAAAACATCAAAAGAAATTTGCTGCTGTTACCAAAGATATTCAATATGCCTATAAAATAACACCTCGAATTTATCAGTCTGAGACTTCAAAGGGAGTCAAAGCTGTCAATCCTAATACTTTAAGCAAAGATCTGAAAGATACCAGCTCAAGTATTCAAACAGTCGTTTCTAACCTTGATATTTGGCAAGAATTATCTTCTAATGAAAAAATGCTGTCTTCACAATATCAAGTTATTTCAGGGCATTTGCCAAAACAATATAATGAAGTCGTGCTTATGGCTGATGAAAACAACAAAATTGATGACTATGTCCTTTACAGTTTGGGAATCAAAGACGCCAAGCAATTAAATAGCAAAACGATTAAAAAAGACAAAGACAGCAGCTATCATTATAAAGATTTGATTGGCAGAACTTATAAGCTCGTTATCAATTCTGATCTTTATCAAAAAGAAGGTAATGCTTGGATCGATCGTTCTGATAATGATGCTTACATGAAGCAAGTCATCAATGCTGCTGAAAATATTAAGATTGTTGGTATTGTCAAACCACAAGAAGGAACAACAAGTGGAAGCTCCAGTGCTGGTGTTGGTTACAGCCATGACCTGACTGATTATCTTGCTAAAAAAATCAAGACCAGCGCTATTGCCAAAGAGCAGTTGGCTAATAAGAAATTGAATGTCTTTACTGGTCAACCCTTTTCAAGCGGCAACAAGACTTTCTCCTCAGACAATTTGAATGCTCAGCAGCAAGCTAGTATGGCTTCAATGTCAGCTGAAGAATTAGCGGATTATGTCAATCGTTACAATGAAAATGCGAATACAACCTATGAAGAAAACTTAGAAAAGATTGGTATCATTGATAACAATAATCCAGAAACCATCCATTTTTATGCTTCTTCTTTCAAAGATAAGGAAGCTCTGAAGGATTTAATCAGCGATTATAATAAAAAAGTCAAAAAGGATAAGCATAAGTCTAGAGTAATTCGTTATACAGATACAGTTGGTTTGATGATGTCATCGGTAACAACGATGATTAATGCCATCACTTATATTTTAATTGGTTTTGTTGCCATTTCCCTAGTTGTATCATCTATTATGATTGGTATTATTACCTATATCTCTGTTTTGGAACGCACCAAGGAAATTGGTATTTTGCGTGCTATGGGGGCTTCTAAGAGGGATGTTACCCGTATTTTTACAGCAGAAACTGTTATTGAAGGTGCTATCGCTGGAGTACTCGGCATCTTGATTACCCTTTTATTAAATCTTTCGATTACACTTATTGTGAAAAATTGGCTGAATATCAATCATATCTCTTCCCTACCCATTTGGTCAGCAATTGTTCTTATTGCTATTTCCATCTTACTCACCGTCTTTGCAGGCATTCTGCCATCACGCGTAGCGGCTAAAAAAGACCCCGTCGAAGCCTTACGGACAGAATAA
- the hemW gene encoding radical SAM family heme chaperone HemW, giving the protein MSKKPTSAYVHIPFCTQICYYCDFSKVFIKNQPVDAYLEALIKEFNDYYQIKDLQTLYIGGGTPTAISAEQLDYLLTNLSKNLNLNTLEEFTIEANPGDLTPDKVAVLKQSAVNRVSLGAQTFNNKHLRQIGRGHNEAQIYESIDSLKNAGFDNISIDLIYALPNQTITDVKENVAKALALDIPHLSLYSLILEHHTVFMNKMRRGKLNLPTEDLEAEMFDYIISEMEDHGFDHYEISNFTKPGFESRHNLMYWDNAEYFGCGAGASGYVDGIRYRNRGPIQHYLKAIKEKGQARFQEEPLSQAEKMEEELFLGLRKKSGISIQRFEDKFGVPLMEVYGQAIDDLKKDGLILVEKECIRMSKKGLFLGDTVAEKFILE; this is encoded by the coding sequence ATGTCTAAAAAACCTACGTCAGCCTATGTGCATATTCCTTTTTGTACACAGATTTGCTATTATTGCGATTTTTCAAAAGTTTTTATTAAAAATCAGCCTGTAGATGCTTATTTAGAGGCCTTGATTAAGGAATTTAATGATTACTATCAGATTAAGGACTTGCAAACTCTCTATATTGGCGGCGGTACACCGACAGCCATTTCTGCAGAGCAATTAGATTATCTGCTGACCAACCTATCAAAAAATCTCAATCTTAATACGTTGGAAGAATTCACTATTGAAGCAAATCCGGGAGATTTGACACCGGATAAAGTAGCAGTATTGAAGCAATCAGCTGTTAATCGTGTTTCTTTAGGTGCACAGACTTTTAACAATAAGCATCTGAGACAAATTGGACGCGGACACAATGAAGCCCAGATTTATGAAAGTATTGACAGCTTGAAAAATGCTGGTTTTGACAATATTTCTATTGACTTGATTTATGCCCTGCCCAATCAAACCATAACTGATGTCAAAGAAAATGTAGCTAAAGCGCTGGCTTTGGATATTCCGCATTTGAGCCTTTACAGTTTGATTTTGGAACATCATACGGTTTTTATGAATAAAATGCGACGCGGGAAACTCAATTTGCCAACAGAAGATTTGGAAGCGGAAATGTTTGACTATATCATTTCTGAAATGGAAGATCATGGTTTTGATCATTATGAGATTTCTAACTTTACCAAGCCTGGTTTTGAAAGCCGTCACAATCTGATGTACTGGGACAATGCTGAGTATTTTGGCTGCGGTGCAGGGGCTTCGGGCTATGTTGATGGTATCCGCTACCGTAACCGCGGGCCTATCCAGCATTATTTGAAAGCTATTAAGGAAAAGGGACAAGCTCGCTTTCAAGAAGAGCCGCTTAGTCAGGCGGAGAAAATGGAAGAAGAACTTTTTTTGGGTTTACGAAAGAAATCAGGAATTTCAATTCAGCGATTTGAGGACAAATTTGGTGTGCCTTTGATGGAAGTTTATGGTCAGGCTATTGATGATTTAAAAAAAGATGGTCTCATTTTAGTAGAAAAAGAGTGTATCAGGATGAGTAAGAAAGGTCTCTTTTTAGGAGATACTGTTGCTGAGAAATTTATTTTGGAGTAA
- a CDS encoding NUDIX hydrolase N-terminal domain-containing protein, producing MQEQKWLDWLIRLQSLAQAGLAYGKDKYDIERFEEIRDLSVQMLTALSDLPAQKVKNLFASETGYQTPKIDTRAAIFKENKILLVQETNGTWALPGGWCDVDQSVKENTIKEVKEEAGLNVVLDKVIAVQDRDKHNQPPYAYKICKIFSLCHATGGAFTKNLETIASDYFARDQLPTLAQAKTSEEQIQMCFAAYENDDWKTVID from the coding sequence ATGCAAGAGCAGAAATGGTTAGATTGGCTGATTCGTTTACAGTCGTTGGCACAAGCGGGTCTGGCCTATGGTAAGGATAAATATGATATTGAACGATTTGAAGAGATTCGAGATCTCTCTGTGCAAATGCTAACAGCTCTTTCTGATTTGCCAGCTCAAAAAGTAAAAAATCTCTTTGCTAGTGAGACCGGCTATCAAACACCAAAGATTGATACCCGTGCCGCTATTTTTAAAGAAAATAAAATCCTGCTCGTCCAAGAGACCAATGGTACTTGGGCGTTGCCGGGAGGGTGGTGTGATGTTGATCAGTCTGTCAAGGAAAATACTATCAAAGAAGTTAAGGAAGAAGCAGGTTTGAATGTTGTCTTAGATAAAGTAATAGCAGTACAAGATAGAGATAAACATAACCAACCGCCTTATGCTTATAAAATTTGTAAAATTTTTTCACTCTGTCATGCAACTGGTGGCGCTTTTACTAAAAATCTTGAGACCATTGCTAGTGACTATTTTGCACGAGATCAACTGCCAACATTAGCTCAAGCTAAGACCAGTGAAGAACAAATTCAAATGTGTTTTGCCGCTTATGAAAATGATGATTGGAAAACTGTAATAGATTAA
- a CDS encoding FAD-dependent oxidoreductase, with amino-acid sequence MENEYKVDVVVAGAGGAGLAAAHAAAQNGLKVLVLEKLKQIGGNTRISSGFFAINTKEQKTAGLKLSTQEAIRQLQEHNHFLSNGALLENIIEHAKETLEEIEKLGMEIKLNPTENSTQFAHLGNDYQGGSYHMYMNKDSSYQQIQSSLEAMGVTFIFGVRMTELLQDSNGRVHGLKALNDAGESMTVHAKASIITTGGFGGDKRRVAKVMRTLNLRTLGVPNMGEGLSAMEAAGGVNIDGSALIHAAQMAQSTVTQETKGKQLAGFNDSPLTQLLLSPLLWVDPNGSRFTNEDVVYDTVQWSNAAYGVGSQYYYVMDTATLESYTKQPLLTISKSGPGASHAKGDFVNLAEQAVQQGIAFKGDSLEELAQNSGMDSVAFKATVTEYNKAIASQNDEIFSKSAASLKYDIKKGPFYAFIAQVVYLGTVGGVRVDKDLRVLDAYMKAIPGLYTGGANAGGYYAPRNYPAYEGLASGFSWTSGRLAGLAAANDIKKYS; translated from the coding sequence ATGGAAAATGAATACAAAGTTGATGTCGTCGTTGCTGGAGCTGGCGGTGCTGGTCTAGCTGCTGCTCATGCTGCTGCTCAAAATGGACTTAAAGTCTTGGTTCTCGAAAAATTAAAACAAATTGGTGGGAATACTAGAATTTCCTCAGGCTTCTTTGCCATTAACACTAAAGAGCAAAAGACTGCAGGTTTAAAACTTTCTACGCAAGAAGCCATCAGACAACTGCAAGAGCATAATCATTTTCTCAGTAATGGTGCTTTGTTAGAAAACATTATTGAACATGCTAAAGAAACTTTAGAGGAAATTGAAAAATTGGGAATGGAAATTAAGCTCAATCCAACTGAGAATTCCACTCAATTTGCACATCTCGGTAATGATTACCAAGGTGGTTCTTATCATATGTATATGAATAAAGACTCTAGTTATCAGCAAATTCAAAGCTCGTTGGAAGCAATGGGAGTCACCTTTATCTTTGGTGTCAGAATGACGGAACTCCTTCAAGATTCTAATGGACGTGTTCATGGTTTGAAAGCTCTCAATGATGCAGGAGAAAGTATGACAGTGCATGCTAAAGCCAGCATTATTACTACGGGTGGCTTTGGCGGTGATAAAAGACGTGTAGCCAAGGTCATGCGAACCTTAAATCTTCGCACTTTAGGTGTTCCTAATATGGGAGAAGGCTTGTCAGCTATGGAAGCTGCTGGCGGGGTTAATATTGACGGCTCGGCTCTTATTCATGCAGCGCAAATGGCTCAATCTACTGTTACCCAAGAAACCAAAGGCAAGCAATTAGCAGGCTTTAATGATTCACCTCTAACACAGCTTTTGCTCTCACCCTTGCTTTGGGTAGATCCAAATGGTTCTCGTTTCACCAATGAAGATGTCGTTTATGATACGGTTCAATGGTCCAATGCTGCCTATGGTGTAGGTAGTCAGTATTACTATGTCATGGACACAGCAACACTTGAAAGTTATACGAAGCAACCACTGCTTACGATTTCTAAATCTGGACCGGGTGCTTCCCATGCTAAGGGAGATTTTGTAAACTTAGCTGAGCAAGCAGTCCAACAAGGTATTGCTTTTAAAGGAGACAGTCTTGAAGAGTTAGCTCAAAATTCTGGAATGGATTCTGTCGCTTTTAAGGCAACCGTAACAGAATATAATAAGGCCATTGCAAGCCAAAACGATGAAATATTCAGTAAATCTGCAGCATCACTTAAATACGATATTAAAAAGGGACCGTTTTATGCTTTTATCGCTCAAGTGGTTTACTTAGGAACAGTTGGCGGTGTCCGTGTTGATAAAGATCTCCGCGTTCTTGATGCTTATATGAAAGCAATTCCCGGACTTTATACTGGCGGAGCTAATGCTGGTGGTTATTATGCCCCTCGTAATTATCCTGCCTATGAAGGTTTAGCTTCAGGCTTCTCATGGACATCTGGACGTTTAGCTGGTCTAGCTGCCGCTAATGATATTAAAAAATACAGTTAG
- a CDS encoding MFS transporter produces the protein MNQNNLSPSSWLFKISILSLSILAMTAPSISIANNLLQKTFTQQSTAEIEMISTLPNFGVLLLILFADTIANKFGIKRTIMAGLLMYLLGGVLPAFIPNYYAIVFLRFLMGCGIGLFNPFSVSLMYRFYKDQELSDMLGFQNTGQNLGNAGFGFLLGALVLAGWKVAFMGYFIALIPLILFGTFVVIPNDQPIIKKERPKLANSINGHILLLALLFLIIFGIFMMMTIKMALFGAETGLISASAASSILAVLGLSSMFSAIVFGKLSKRVGNFILPISLTGIAVGFFIVASASNAAMVVVGVIIAGIFFGWVFPQAFLRAAQVGPKEGGTLTTSVILMGINLGAFLSPSVVNFVAHLLGNKTAASVLAMCGWGFVLLAVLEYLYTFFNQRKQVS, from the coding sequence ATGAATCAAAACAATCTTAGTCCAAGCTCTTGGCTTTTTAAAATTTCAATCTTGTCTCTATCCATTCTAGCCATGACAGCTCCTTCGATTTCTATTGCCAATAATTTGTTGCAAAAGACTTTTACTCAACAATCAACAGCAGAAATTGAGATGATTTCAACTCTTCCAAATTTCGGAGTGCTTTTGCTCATTCTCTTCGCAGATACGATTGCTAATAAATTTGGCATTAAACGCACTATTATGGCTGGTTTGTTGATGTACCTTTTAGGTGGTGTTTTACCTGCTTTTATTCCTAATTATTATGCTATTGTCTTCTTACGTTTCCTTATGGGCTGTGGAATTGGTTTATTTAATCCTTTTTCAGTTAGTTTAATGTACCGCTTTTATAAAGACCAAGAATTATCCGATATGTTAGGATTTCAAAATACTGGTCAAAATCTTGGAAATGCTGGTTTTGGTTTCTTATTAGGAGCCTTGGTATTGGCTGGTTGGAAAGTTGCCTTTATGGGATATTTCATTGCTCTTATTCCGCTTATTCTCTTTGGCACTTTTGTTGTTATTCCTAATGATCAACCAATCATTAAAAAAGAAAGACCAAAATTGGCGAATTCTATCAATGGACATATTCTTCTCTTGGCCTTGCTTTTTCTCATTATTTTTGGCATATTTATGATGATGACCATTAAGATGGCACTTTTTGGAGCTGAAACCGGTCTTATCTCTGCTTCAGCAGCTTCTTCTATCCTTGCAGTATTAGGGCTGTCATCTATGTTTTCGGCTATTGTTTTTGGAAAATTAAGTAAGCGTGTTGGTAACTTTATTCTGCCTATCTCCTTGACAGGTATAGCTGTGGGCTTCTTCATTGTTGCCAGTGCCAGTAATGCAGCTATGGTTGTTGTAGGCGTTATTATTGCTGGGATTTTCTTTGGTTGGGTTTTCCCACAGGCTTTTCTGCGGGCAGCACAAGTTGGTCCCAAAGAAGGCGGAACATTAACAACTTCGGTTATCCTAATGGGAATCAATCTAGGCGCTTTTCTTTCTCCTTCAGTTGTTAATTTTGTTGCTCATCTTTTAGGAAATAAAACAGCTGCATCCGTTTTAGCAATGTGTGGCTGGGGCTTTGTTCTTTTGGCTGTATTAGAATACCTTTATACGTTCTTCAACCAAAGAAAGCAAGTTTCGTAA
- the mdaB gene encoding NAD(P)H-dependent oxidoreductase MdaB translates to MKILIVYTHPNPTSFNAEILKQVQTNLSKKHTVSTLDLYAEHFDPVLQFDETHKRRDLAKVTEMEKYRDLITWADHLIFIFPIWWSGMPAILKGFIDRVFVADFAYSYKKVGLEGHLQGKSAWIITTHNTPSFAMPFVQDYGKVLKKQILKPCAISPVKLTELTSVEKISDDERQKLLHKVAQMTRSI, encoded by the coding sequence ATGAAAATTTTAATTGTTTACACACATCCAAATCCAACTAGTTTTAATGCTGAAATTCTCAAACAAGTTCAAACAAATCTTTCCAAGAAACACACTGTTAGTACTTTAGATTTGTATGCTGAACATTTCGACCCTGTTTTGCAATTTGATGAAACTCATAAACGACGTGATCTGGCTAAGGTTACTGAAATGGAGAAATACCGCGACTTAATTACTTGGGCAGACCATCTGATCTTCATCTTTCCTATTTGGTGGAGCGGTATGCCAGCTATACTCAAAGGCTTTATTGACCGAGTCTTTGTAGCTGACTTTGCTTATTCTTATAAAAAAGTCGGTCTTGAAGGGCATTTACAAGGAAAATCTGCTTGGATCATCACGACTCACAACACACCATCTTTCGCTATGCCTTTCGTCCAAGACTACGGTAAAGTCTTGAAAAAGCAAATCCTAAAACCTTGTGCTATCTCACCAGTGAAATTAACCGAATTAACCAGTGTCGAAAAAATATCTGATGACGAGCGCCAGAAATTATTGCATAAAGTAGCTCAAATGACTCGTAGCATTTAA
- the cas2 gene encoding CRISPR-associated endonuclease Cas2, with amino-acid sequence MRYEAMRLLCFFDLPMETVQEKRTYRNFRKELIANGFEMLQFSVYYRTCPNRSFAKKFYKRLELASLPAGNVRLLAVTEKQFSEMVLIVGGKTRQEEVISDNKLVII; translated from the coding sequence ATGAGGTATGAAGCTATGAGATTATTGTGTTTTTTCGACTTGCCAATGGAAACAGTTCAGGAGAAAAGAACTTATCGTAATTTTAGAAAAGAATTGATTGCAAATGGATTTGAAATGTTACAATTTTCTGTTTACTATCGTACTTGTCCTAATCGAAGTTTTGCAAAAAAATTTTATAAACGATTAGAATTAGCTTCTTTACCTGCAGGTAATGTTAGATTATTAGCAGTTACTGAGAAGCAATTTTCGGAAATGGTACTTATTGTTGGTGGTAAAACAAGACAAGAAGAAGTCATAAGTGATAATAAATTGGTGATCATATGA
- a CDS encoding helix-turn-helix transcriptional regulator gives MVRFISNTLSQTLNEPFQQSHKSCKHLYILEILSQAVIVSDQKQVPLQPYDIILAQSFNHLQIDSLDRNPILLRLYSLDFDLPSPLNRYTVGDNPLIHDLMNDHTSEDAYILFTNLSDLICHAYLDALEKLENLRDNQDEQVYIDFQRQKLAGLLFTELLRQHDAKVSKFASRFPSVNVRYASKDSQSGAIMKYVSDNIHHVSLKEAAAHFSYQTNYFSRLCHELFGISFNHLKTAIRLEIAKEQLRLTTKSVEEISQELGYKAVSNFHRNFKSQTGLTPNDYRQDKQWKDT, from the coding sequence ATGGTCCGTTTTATTTCAAATACCTTATCGCAAACTCTAAATGAACCCTTTCAACAATCTCATAAATCTTGCAAACATCTTTATATTTTGGAAATTCTTTCGCAGGCGGTTATTGTTTCAGACCAAAAACAGGTCCCTTTACAACCTTATGATATTATCCTCGCTCAGTCTTTTAATCACTTGCAGATAGACTCTCTAGATAGAAATCCCATTTTACTGCGCTTATATAGTCTTGATTTTGACCTACCGTCACCGCTCAATCGATACACTGTAGGCGACAATCCTCTCATTCATGATTTAATGAATGATCATACAAGTGAAGATGCTTATATTCTTTTTACAAATCTATCCGATTTAATTTGCCATGCCTATCTTGATGCCCTTGAAAAATTAGAAAATCTAAGAGACAATCAGGATGAACAAGTCTATATTGATTTTCAAAGACAAAAACTAGCAGGTTTGTTGTTTACGGAGCTTCTGCGTCAACACGATGCTAAAGTATCTAAATTTGCTTCTCGCTTTCCTTCAGTAAATGTTAGGTATGCTTCTAAGGATAGCCAATCAGGCGCTATTATGAAATATGTTTCAGATAATATTCATCACGTTAGTTTAAAAGAAGCAGCAGCTCATTTTTCTTATCAAACGAATTATTTTTCAAGACTCTGCCACGAACTTTTTGGTATTTCTTTTAATCACTTAAAAACAGCAATTCGTTTAGAAATTGCTAAAGAACAATTGCGACTGACAACTAAAAGTGTAGAAGAAATTAGCCAAGAATTAGGCTACAAAGCTGTTTCAAATTTTCATCGTAATTTTAAAAGTCAGACGGGACTGACACCAAATGATTATCGACAAGATAAACAATGGAAAGATACTTAA
- the cas1 gene encoding type II CRISPR-associated endonuclease Cas1: MTWRIVHVKQSEKMRLKLDNLVIKKLGEEFTIPLSDISMIVAEGGDTVVTLRLLSALSKYNISLIVCDNEHLPTGIYHAQNGHFRAYKKLQQQLLWTQNQKDILWQIVTYFKINNQQDVLAMLEKDLSAIQLLSEYKENIELGDKTNREGHAAKVYFNELFGKQFVRITQQESDIINAGLNYGYAIIRAQLARIVAGYGLNPLIGIFHKNEYNQFNLVDDLMEPFRQIIDVWVYTNLRDKDYLKYEHRLNITNLLNAKIKYGKEMCTVTGAMDKYVKGFIKCIDKEDSSKFYCPVISSLEME; the protein is encoded by the coding sequence ATGACTTGGAGAATTGTACATGTCAAGCAAAGTGAAAAAATGCGATTAAAACTGGATAATTTGGTTATTAAGAAACTAGGGGAAGAATTTACGATACCGTTAAGTGATATTTCTATGATAGTAGCTGAAGGTGGAGATACAGTTGTAACCTTGAGACTCTTAAGTGCTTTGAGTAAATATAATATTTCTTTAATTGTTTGTGATAATGAACATTTACCAACAGGAATTTACCACGCTCAAAATGGGCATTTTAGAGCTTATAAAAAATTACAGCAGCAATTACTTTGGACACAAAATCAAAAAGATATTTTGTGGCAAATAGTTACCTATTTTAAAATTAATAATCAACAAGATGTACTCGCCATGTTGGAAAAAGATTTATCTGCTATCCAATTATTGTCTGAATATAAAGAGAATATTGAATTGGGGGATAAAACTAATCGTGAAGGACACGCTGCTAAAGTATATTTCAATGAATTATTCGGAAAACAATTTGTTCGTATTACTCAACAAGAGTCAGATATTATTAACGCAGGCTTAAATTATGGTTATGCCATTATTAGAGCTCAACTAGCTAGAATTGTTGCAGGGTACGGTTTAAATCCTTTAATTGGTATTTTTCATAAAAATGAATATAACCAATTTAATCTTGTAGATGATTTAATGGAACCTTTTAGGCAAATTATTGATGTCTGGGTTTATACAAACCTTCGAGATAAAGACTATTTAAAATATGAGCATCGTTTAAATATAACCAATTTACTAAATGCAAAAATTAAATACGGCAAAGAAATGTGTACGGTAACAGGTGCAATGGACAAATATGTAAAAGGATTTATTAAGTGTATTGATAAAGAAGATTCTAGTAAATTTTACTGTCCTGTGATTTCAAGTTTAGAAATGGAGTAA